From the genome of Vicia villosa cultivar HV-30 ecotype Madison, WI linkage group LG2, Vvil1.0, whole genome shotgun sequence, one region includes:
- the LOC131651123 gene encoding uncharacterized protein LOC131651123: MSQIAQQLANAQPQGALPSGTVTNPREHQNVNVISTRSLRRSKPEEKNEIEYDIIEVDLEVRENKKVPEEVIQPVKPTEEKREKELTPLIKLPYPSRVAKKDQKEQDFEKFATYFKKLESNIPFFDALEKMPMYRKFMKEVISKKKPTRGEGVVKKEKCCAISPEKRIPIKQKDPGSVAIPCTIKNRAFMKVLIDSGASVSLMPLSTFKKLGIEKK, translated from the exons atgagtcaaatagcacaacaactCGCCAATGCTCAACCACAAGGTGCCTTACCTAGTGGAACTGTTACAAACCCAAGGGAGCATCAGAATGTGAATGTCATCTCAACAAGAAGTCTGAGGAGatcaaaaccagaagaaaaaaatgaaatcgaGTATGATATCATCGAAGTAGATCTTGAAGTGCGTGAAAATAAGAAAGTGCCAGAGGAGGTGATACAACCTGTGAAGCCAActgaagagaaaagagaaaaagagctGACACCATTGATTAAGTTGCCGTATCCTTCTCGAGTAGCAAAGAAGGACCAAAAAGagcaagactttgagaagtttgccacatacttcaaaaagttagagaGCAATATTCCATTCTTTGATGCACTCGAGAAAATGCCAATGTACAGGAAGTTCATGAAGGAAGTGATATCTAAAAAGAAACCAACAAGGGGTGAAGGGGTAGTTAAGAAGGAGAAATGTTGTGCAATCTCACCAGAGAAGAGAATACCAATCAAGCAAAAAGATCCTGGATCAGTTGCAATACCGTGCACGATAAAAAACAGAGCTTTCATGAAGGTTCTAATTGATTCGGGTGCTAGTGTGAGCTTAATGCCGTTATCTACCTTCAAAAAGCTCGGTATTGAAAAG aaataa